The following proteins are encoded in a genomic region of Necator americanus strain Aroian chromosome II, whole genome shotgun sequence:
- a CDS encoding hypothetical protein (NECATOR_CHRII.G5601.T1) — MLEQKFVVRVGMLYDFKQGKSAADPFKLCTRALERTVFREVDFSSGSTAFMTKECLDHKAEIVQQKLEELNWSILSHPPYSPDVVLSDYYFFRSMQHELTEKRVENVEEVQTWLSDLFNSKTTDLHYVGINYLRA; from the coding sequence ATGTTGGAGCAGAAATTCGTCGTTCGTGTGGGCATGCTCTACGATTTCAAACAAGGCAAGAGTGCGGCCGATCCATTCAAACTCTGCACTCGAGCTTTGGAAAGAACTGTATTTCGAGAAGTCGATTTTTCAAGTGGTTCAACCGCTTTCATGACGAAAGAATGCCTTGACCACAAAGCAGAAATAGTTCAGCAGAAACTCGAAGAGCTCAACTGGAGTATCCTGTCACATCCGCCTTACTCACCAGATGTGGTACTTTCGGACTACTACTTTTTCCGCTCGATGCAGCACGAGTTGACTGAGAAGAGGGTCGAAAACGTCGAAGAGGTTCAAACTTGGCTGTCCGATCTCTTCAACTCCAAAACAACCGATTTACACTATGTGGGTATCAATTACCTGCGCGCTTAA
- a CDS encoding hypothetical protein (NECATOR_CHRII.G5600.T2), whose protein sequence is MSNGKGTEAPVVATVSDAAPSAPPIVREDLQTTSDDSTLPAASSDVQLNQARAAPGGAHNPSPYSEPPPSYQMAVGYPTTPYPSGGQPQMPTVPPGYLPKPYPSHPQQPGQPPIYYATHTVGMGQFPQGDGIPVATQVVVAVGNGFTCPHCNVGVVTKETDMCCMLCLILLTIFTFPFGLVFLCCLPCTVSRRCTNCRRTV, encoded by the exons ATGTCGAATGGAAAAGGTACCGAAGCACCGGTAGTGGCAACTGTGTCAGAtgcggctccatcagctcctcCTATTGTTCGCGAAGATCTTCAAACAACAAG tgATGACTCCACATTGCCTGCAGCGAGCTCAGATGTCCAATTGAATCAAGCACGAGCTGCACCTGGAGGAGCACAC aatcCATCTCCGTATAGTGAGCCACCTCCATCATACCAGATGGCAGTAGGATATCCCACTACTCCCTATCCATCGGGTGGTCAGCCACAGATGCCGACAGTTCCTCCCGGTTACCTACCGAAGCCGTACCCTTCACATCCTCAGCAGCCTGGTCAGCCTCCAATCTACTACGCTACCCATACAGTTG GTATGGGGCAGTTTCCGCAAGGTGATGGAATACCAGTCGCTACTCAAGTTGTCGTTGCAGTTGGGAATGGTTTCACGTGCCCTCACTGC AACGTTGGAGTAGTCACAAAGGAAACGGACATGTGTTGTATGCTCTGCCTCATTTTACTTACAATTTTCACGTTTCCGTTTggtcttgtttttctttgctgtctCCCATGCACTGTGAGCCGTCGTTGTACTAATTGTCGTAGAACCGTTTGA